The following proteins are co-located in the Psilocybe cubensis strain MGC-MH-2018 chromosome 5, whole genome shotgun sequence genome:
- a CDS encoding Multidrug resistance protein fer6 gives MASGNGNFEGRLGDEKGEPSQSTTVSEKSSLHHEKGQQQQNTSDEVKIDLDFGEVQIRSRTSWWKIWIPNGMPPPPRSSLSNAPDIPLYTASIPSILTFAWVTPLMTLGYQRTLQATDLWKLGESHSSETLSKKLDESWARRKAEADAWNDNLDRGIIGPGPVRRSVWVSRSIFAGTNCTNKYREFEKKWRDVDGRKTASLALALNDTVGLFFWTGGMFKVFGDTSQLMGPIVIKAIINFAKKREAAREHGLPEPNVGIGIAMAIGLFLLTISASIGQHQFFWRSMVTGVLARAALIKSIYKRGVTLTGKARTQITNSDLVNHISTDVSRIDACAQWFHATWTAPIQITVCLTILLFQLGPSALAGFGLFLAIAPLQERAMAQQFSIRKRSMKYTDQRAKTLLEVLGSMRVVKYFSYEMPFLNRIYTIRRNELRGVKNILVSQSANVAFAFSIPVLAATLAFVTYTHVKPGFDVAIIFASLSLFQLLRQPMMFLPRALSATSDARSAISRLRRVFNAETRDFDSLFVDHGLKWAVRVEKATFEWEESLSNQDAAVPHQSLTPFRVEDIDMHVPRGSLVAVVGRVGSGKSSLLLGLIGEMRKVSGTVAFGGRVAYCPQTAWIQNASVRDNIIFGQPFNEERYWKVIEQASLLHDLQLLADGDLTEIGEKGVNLSGGQKQRINVARALYYDADVVIMDDPLSAVDAHVGKALFHDAILGALRNEGKTVIFVTHALHFLSQCDYIYTLRDGRVAEKGTYEELIQANGEFARLDKEFGGNETEQTSDQETQKVEANKEDIMQQLTSSNRRGAGTGKLEGKLIVKEQRSTGSISKAVYKAWFVAGRGWFTAPILVLSVLMMQGSQLTSSYTLVWWQANSFHRAFSFYQTLYAILGISQAISTFLSGCCTDIFSYFVSQNLHHEGITNIFYAPMAFFDTTPMGRIIGVFGKDIDNIDNQLPVSLRMLTLTVSNVLGSVVIITVVEHYFIIAAIVISLGYQYFAAFYRASAREVKRLDSMLRSLLYSHFSESLTGLSTLRTYGEIPRFLKENAYYIDLENRALILTVSNQRWLSIRLDFCGALLVFFVAIFAVTGASGSSAAQVGLILTYTTSLTQACGMLTRQTAEVENYLNSVERIVHYSQTDVMRQEAPHEIPENKPPAEWPQKGAIEFKDLSMKYRPGLPNVLHGISMSIRGGEKIGIVGRTGAGKSSITLALLRIVEYVGKITIDGVDISKIGLKDLRTKIAIIPQEPTIFSGTVRTALDPFSLYDDAHLWDALRRSFLVEDTKTRSSGEESEESATATGRISLDTVLESEGSNLSVGQRSLLSLARALVRETKVVILDEATASVDLETDKKIQHTIQTEFKDRTLICIAHRLRTILNYDRILVLDSGNIVEFDTPLSLFQNADGIFRALCDNSSITEKDFLA, from the exons ATGGCTTCAGGAAACGGCAATTTCGAAGGCCGGTTAGGTGACGAGAAAGGCGAACCTTCTCAATCCACCACCGTCAGTGAAAAATCCTCTCTACACCACGAAAAAGGccagcaacaacaaaatACGTCTGACGAGGTGAAGATCGACCTTGATTTTGGCGAAGTGCAAATTAGATCCAGAACGAGTTGGTGGAAAATATG GATTCCTAATGGaatgccgccgccgccccgGAGCTCATTATCAAACGCACCT GATATTCCACTCTATACTGCTTCAATTCCGTCCATCCTTACGTTCGCCTGGGTTACGCCATTGATG ACCCTTGGATACCAAAGAACTCTGCAAGCAACCGACTTGTGGAAGTTGGGTGAATCTCATTCGTCTGAGACATTGTCAAAAAAGCTTGATGAGTCTTGGGCGCGAAGAAAAGCTGAAGCAGATGCCTGGAATGACAATTTAGACAGAGGTATAATCGGCCCAGGTCCTGTTCGACGTTCTGTTTGGGTTTCTCGGTCTATTTTTGCAGGTACAAACTGTACGAACAAATATAGAGAGTTTGAAAAGAAATGGAGAGATGTGGACGGGAGGAAAACTGCTAGTTTAGCTCTTGCCCTCAATGACACCGTAGGACTTTTTTTCTGGACAGGCGGGATGTTCAAG GTCTTTGGAGACACGTCGCAACTCATGGGCCCAATAGTAATCAAG GCCATCATCAATTTTGCGAAAAAGAGGGAGGCCGCAAGAGAACACGGCTTACCAGAACCTAACGTTGGAATCGGAATAGCAATGGCCATTGGCCTTTTCCTACTCACCATATCCGCCAGTATAGGGCAACATCAG TTTTTTTGGCGTTCGATGGTGACCGGCGTGCTTGCCCGTGCAGCCCTAATCAAATCTATCTATAAACGAGGAGTGACTCTCACTGGCAAGGCTAGAACGCAGATAACCAACTCCGATCTCGTAAATCACATCTCAACAGAT GTCAGTCGAATCGACGCATGCGCACAGTGGTTT CATGCCA CCTGGACAGCACCTATTCAAATCACAGTATGTCTGACAATCCTACTGTTTCAG CTGGGGCCTTCAGCATTAGCTGGCTTTGGTCTTTTCCTTGCAATTGCACCTCTTCAAGAACGTGCCATGGCTCAGCAATTCTCAATTCGAAAGAGGTCTATGAAATACACGGATCAGCGAGCTAAAACCCTCCTTGAGGTGCTAG GGTCGATGCGTGTAGTAAAATACTTTTCATATGAGATGCCTTTCCTCAATC GCATTTACACAATTAGAAGAAATGAACTTCGAGGTGTCAAAAATATCCTCGTTTCTCAGTCTGCAAA CGTGGCATTTGCATTTTCTATCCCAGTTCTCGCAGCTACGCTTGCATTCGTTACCTATACTCATGTAAAACCTGGCTTTGACGTTGCCATAATTTTTGCGTCTCTTAGTTTATTCCAG CTTCTACGTCAGCCAATGATGTTCCTTCCAAGAGCGCTTTCTGCTACATCGGACGCTCGAAGTGCCATTTCTCGGCTTCGTCGCGTTTTCAATGCAGAAACTCGGGATTTTGACAGCTTGTTTGTGGACCATGGATTGAAATGGGCAGTCCGAGTGGAAAAAGCCACATTTGAATGGGAAGAATCTCTTTCAAACCAAGATGCTGCAGTACCGCACCAATCATTGACACCCTTTAGAGTCGAAGATATCGATATGCACGTACCTCGCGGGTCTCTGGTGGCAGTAGTCGGCCGCGTTGGTTCAGGGAAATCTAGTTTACTTTTGGGTCTCATCGGAGAGATGAGGAAGGTATCTGGCACTGTCGCTTTCGGTGGACGAGTGGCCTACTGTCCACAGACTGCATGGATCCAAAACGCTTCTGTT CGAGATAACATCATCTTCGGACAGCCATTTAACGAAGAAAGGTACTGGAAGGTCATCGAACAGGCATCTCTTCTTCATGATCTACAATTGCTGGCCGATGGTGACTTAACAGAG ATCGGTGAAAAGGGAGTTAACCTTAGTGGTGGTCAAAAACAAAGG ATTAATGTCGCCAGGGCTCTTTACTACGACGCAGATGTCGTAATAATGGATGACCCTTTATCTGCAG TCGATGCCCATGTTGGAAAGGCCCTGTTCCATGATGCTATACTTGGCGCTCTCCGCAATGAGGGGAAAACTGTGATTTTCGTCACCCATGCCTTGCATTTTCTGTCCCAATGCGACTATATCTACACGCTTCGCGACGGCCGGGTGGCCGAGAAAGGAACATACGAAGAACTCATTCAAGCTAATGGCGAATTCGCTAGACTTGACAAGGAGTTCGGTGGAAATGAAACGGAGCAAACCTCAGACCAAGAGACACAAAAGGTCGAAGCGAATAAGGAAGATATTATGCAGCAATTAACTTCTTCAAATCGTCGTGGTGCTGGAACCGGTAAACTGGAGGGGAAACTCATTGTGAAAGAACAGCGTTCTACGGGCTCCATTTCAAAAGCCG TATACAAGGCATGGTTTGTAGCAGGGCGAGGATGGTTTACTGCCCCTATCTTAGTTTTGTCCGTCCTTATGATGCAAGGTAGCCAACTCACCAGTTCTTACACGCTGGTCTGGTGGCAAGCGAA TTCATTCCACCGAGCATTTTCTTTCTACCAAACACTGTATGCCATCCTGGGAATTTCGCAGGCTATCTCAACGTTTTTATC GGGCTGCTGCACTGATATTTTTTCCTACTTTGTTTCTCAAAATCTTCACCATGAAGGGATAACAAATATTTTTTATGCCCCCATGGCGTTCTTCGATACCACT CCAATGGGACGCATCATAGGTGTCTTTGGAAAAGATATTGATA ACATCGACAATCAACTTCCAG TGTCTTTACGAATGC TTACTTTGACCGTCTCCAATGTTCTCGGATCTGTGGTTATCATCACCGTCGTCGAACATTACTTCA TCATTGCAGCAATTGTGATATCGCTTGGTTACCAATATTTTGCTGCTTTCTATCGTGCAAGTGCAAGAGAAGTGAAACGTTTAG ATTCCATGTTACGATCTTTGCTATACTCTCATTTCTCAGAATCGTTGACAG GCCTATCAACTTTGCGCACATACGGAGAGATTCCACGTTTTCTGAAGGAAAATGCGTATTATATCGACCTTGAGAACCGCGCATTGATACTAACCGTGAGCAACCAAAG GTGGCTTTCCATACGTCTGGACTTTTGTGGAGCTTTGcttgtctttttt GTTGCTATATTTGCTGTAACTGGAGCATCGGGATCATCGGCGGCCCAGGTGGGGTTGATTCTAACTTACACAA CTTCACTCACACAAGCCTGTGGGATGCTGACCCGACAAACCGCGGAAGTTGAA AACTATCTAAATTCAGTAGAGAGAA TCGTCCACTACAGTCAAACCGACGTCATGAGGCAAGAAGCCCCCCACGAGATCCCTGAAAACAAACCTCCAGCCGAATGGCCACAAAAAGGTGCAATAGAGTTTAAGGACCTCTCTATGAAGTATCGCCCTGGCCTTCCAAATGTTCTTCATGGAATATCCATGTCAATTCGGGGAGGTGAGAAAATTGGCATCGTTGGACGAACTGGCGCTGGAAAATCGTCCATAACCTTGGCCCTTTTACGCATTGTTGAATATGTCGGCAAAATCACTATCGATGG TGTTGACATTTCAAAGATTGGGTTGAAAGACCTGCGCACCAAAATTGCAATAATTCCGCAAGAG CCAACAATATTCAGCG GCACTGTGAGAACTGCACTGGACCCATTTTCCTTGTATGATGACGCCCACTTATGGGATGCACTTCGTCGATCATTCCTAGTGGAAGATACCAAAACTCGATCATCTGGTGAAGAGAGCGAAGAGTCCGCTACAGCCACAGGGCGAATCAGTCTCGATACCGTGCTGGAATCAGAAGGATCAAACCTCAGTGTTGGCCAACGTTCTCTTCTCAGCCTTGCTCGTGCCCTTGTCAGGGAAACAAAAGTCGTTATTTTAGATGAAGCTAC TGCATCAGTCGATCTAGAAACGGACAAAAAGATCCAACATACTATTCAAACAGAGTTTAAAGACAGGACATTGATATGCATTGCCC ATCGACTAAGAACAATTCTCAACTACGACCGGATTTTGGTTCTTGATAGCGGAAATATAGTG GAATTTGATACCCCCCTTTCTTTGTTTCAAAACGCAGATGGGATTTTCCGTGCTCTCTGTGACAATAGCAGTATCACAGAAAAAGATTTCCTCGCCTGA